A segment of the Bacteroidales bacterium WCE2008 genome:
ATCATCCTCGGTACTGCGGAGGGCGGAAAAAAGATTATGCTTTCAGGCGTTAATCTCCTTCCGGGGAAATTCGCAAGTTTCTCGGGCAGTGGTTTGAAGAAGGAGCTCAGTGAGTATTACATCAAGACTATCCATCATGAGTTCACCCATATCCTCAACCAGACCAAGGGTTATTCTGAGTCTTTCAAGGAGATAACGGCATCTACGTATCAGGCTGATTCATGGTCGGAATCTGATTCAAAATACCGTCAGAGAGGTTATATTACAAAATACGCCCAGAAAGAGGATCGCGAGGATTTCGCCGAGCTTCTCTCCGAGTATATCACTCATGATGAAGCCTGGTGGCAGAAAGAGCTGTCTAAAGCAGGGGATGAAGGCAAAAGTCTTATCCTTGCCAAATTCATTATCGTAAGAGATTATATGTCCTCGTCATGGGGTATCGATGTCGATGAGCTTAGAGATGTGGTCAACCGCAGGTTCGACGATGTCGTCGACGGACGTGTCAATCTGACGGATCTTTCAATCTAACAGGAGGAAATATGAACAACAGATTTTTCATTTCATTAGCCGCAGTAGCGGTATCGCTGGTTTCTCTTCCTTCCTGCCAGAAGGATCAGGACTCCGTTTTTGACGGGTCTCTCACAGAGCGCCAGGCCCAGTATCTGGATGGCTTCCGTAGTCTTATAACAGGTGCGGAAAATGGCTGGGCAATGTATTATTTCAGTGGCGGAGCCTACGCTACATCACGCGTATTCACAGTATCTTTTACTGACAACGAAGTAACCGCATCGAGCGAAGACGCTCCGAGCGTCACCGCCAAATCATTTTACAAGGTTGCGGTAACTTCAGCTCCATCCCTGATTTTCGATACATATAACAAAGTCCTTCATACTTATGCGGCACCTTCTCATTCTTATTATCAGGGAAGAGGCGGTGACTTTGAATTCACTATAGAGAACTATTCCGAAGATAAGATCACTCTTATCGGAAGAAGAGCTTACGAACAGCAGATTCTGATCCCGCTGAAGGAGTCTCCTGC
Coding sequences within it:
- a CDS encoding substrate import-associated zinc metallohydrolase lipoprotein; this encodes MKKKNILIAFVAAVSLVTVSCTEKKLSPDSVISAPSVEKNAFDLWLDYNFLKPYNIEFRYRYDLNESDMYRMTIPADYDASIMYAHLVQYLCIDTYNEVAGVDFTKAYFPKMFFLIGEWEYDNNGNIILGTAEGGKKIMLSGVNLLPGKFASFSGSGLKKELSEYYIKTIHHEFTHILNQTKGYSESFKEITASTYQADSWSESDSKYRQRGYITKYAQKEDREDFAELLSEYITHDEAWWQKELSKAGDEGKSLILAKFIIVRDYMSSSWGIDVDELRDVVNRRFDDVVDGRVNLTDLSI